From Daucus carota subsp. sativus chromosome 6, DH1 v3.0, whole genome shotgun sequence, the proteins below share one genomic window:
- the LOC108227247 gene encoding sugar transporter ERD6-like 10 isoform X1: MKKESMEEGLIKKPVTNNEIKINGKDDTVGSSVTPLLLFSTVLSGFVALSNGCAAGYTSAAEAGIMEDLSLSIAQFSLFGSILNFGSMFGAIASGKLADLMGRKPTMLLMDILVIIGWSAIIFAQGALWLQLGRLSIGFGFGILTYLLPVYVAEITPKNIRGGFSGGVMFMINVGVSVMFFAGNIIAWRSLAVIGVLPALIHVLGLFFVPESPRWLANNGREKQFEDTLQRLRGPNVDITGEATEIRDSIATLRQLSEPRFMEMFEKKYARSLIVVIGTLILLPLGGSLGLLFYASSIFRTAGASVTLGTTAYAIIQIPVGALGVLSLDRTGRRPLLLVSFIGACLGSVLAGVAFVLQDLNLWEELSGTLVLIGVLVNLLSFSLAVSVPWVIMAEMLPINIKGPAGSLGTFSKMFVAWIVNYIFNFLLEWSPSGMFFIFASFSGLTILFVAKMVPETKGRTLEEIEASMLDKSV; this comes from the exons atgaaaaaggaaAGCATGGAAGAAGGACTTATCAAGAAACCCGTGACcaataatgaaataaaaatcaatggAAAAGATGATACTGTGGGCTCATCTGTCACTCCACTTCTTCTCTTTAGCACTGTTCTTAGTGGATTTGTTGCTCTCTCCAATGGCTGTGCT GCTGGATATACATCTGCTGCTGAAGCTGGAATTATGGAAGACTTGAGTCTATCTATTGCTCAG TTCTCGTTATTcggttcaattttaaattttggaagCATGTTTGGTGCAATTGCAAGTGGAAAGCTAGCTGATCTCATGGGCAGGAAACCT ACGATGTTGCTGATGGACATATTAGTTATCATTGGGTGGTCAGCAATCATTTTTGCACAG GGCGCTTTGTGGCTTCAACTTGGAAGATTGTCAAtaggatttggatttggaattCTGACCTACTTG TTACCAGTATATGTTGCTGAAATAACACCAAAAAATATTCGGGGAGGATTTTCAGGAGGAGTTATG TTCATGATAAATGTTGGTGTCTCTGTGATGTTTTTCGCTGGGAATATCATTGCATGGCGATCCTTGGCTGTAATAG GAGTTTTACCAGCTCTCATACATGTGCTGGGGTTATTTTTTGTACCGGAGTCACCTAGATGGTTG GCAAATAATGGTAGAGAAAAACAGTTTGAAGATACTCTACAACGCTTACGGGGCCCAAATGTTGATATTACCGGCGAAGCAACTGAAATAAGA GATTCTATAGCAACTCTTCGTCAGCTCTCAGAACCAAGATTCATGGAAATGTTTGAGAAAAAATATGCTCGTTCCCTCATT GTAGTAATTGGTACACTGATATTGTTACCACTTGGTGGCAGTCTTGGGCTCTTGTTCTATGCAAGTTCGATTTTCAGAACCGCTG GTGCTTCAGTTACCCTTGGTACCACAGCATATGCAATAATTCAG ATTCCAGTTGGTGCTTTGGGTGTGCTCTCATTAGATAGAACAGGAAGACGTCCACTTCTACTG GTATCTTTTATCGGGGCATGCTTAGGGAGCGTTCTTGCAGGAGTAGCATTTGTCTTACAG GATCTTAATTTGTGGGAAGAGCTGAGCGGCACATTAGTGCTCATTGGCGTTCTG GTAAATCTTTTATCATTCTCACTGGCGGTTTCTGTACCATGGGTAATCATGGCTGAG ATGCTTCCGATAAACATTAAGGGTCCTGCTGGAAGTCTTGGAACATTTTCAAAGATGTTCGTTGCTTGGATTGTTAATTATATCTTCAACTTCTTACTGGAATGGAGTCCATCAG GAATGTTCTTCATATTTGCGAGTTTCAGTGGTTTGACGATTCTTTTTGTTGCGAAGATGGTTCCAGAAACAAAAGGAAGAACACTAGAGGAGATAGAAGCATCAATGCTTGATAAATCTGTCTAA
- the LOC108227247 gene encoding sugar transporter ERD6-like 5 isoform X2, with product MEDLSLSIAQFSLFGSILNFGSMFGAIASGKLADLMGRKPTMLLMDILVIIGWSAIIFAQGALWLQLGRLSIGFGFGILTYLLPVYVAEITPKNIRGGFSGGVMFMINVGVSVMFFAGNIIAWRSLAVIGVLPALIHVLGLFFVPESPRWLANNGREKQFEDTLQRLRGPNVDITGEATEIRDSIATLRQLSEPRFMEMFEKKYARSLIVVIGTLILLPLGGSLGLLFYASSIFRTAGASVTLGTTAYAIIQIPVGALGVLSLDRTGRRPLLLVSFIGACLGSVLAGVAFVLQDLNLWEELSGTLVLIGVLVNLLSFSLAVSVPWVIMAEMLPINIKGPAGSLGTFSKMFVAWIVNYIFNFLLEWSPSGMFFIFASFSGLTILFVAKMVPETKGRTLEEIEASMLDKSV from the exons ATGGAAGACTTGAGTCTATCTATTGCTCAG TTCTCGTTATTcggttcaattttaaattttggaagCATGTTTGGTGCAATTGCAAGTGGAAAGCTAGCTGATCTCATGGGCAGGAAACCT ACGATGTTGCTGATGGACATATTAGTTATCATTGGGTGGTCAGCAATCATTTTTGCACAG GGCGCTTTGTGGCTTCAACTTGGAAGATTGTCAAtaggatttggatttggaattCTGACCTACTTG TTACCAGTATATGTTGCTGAAATAACACCAAAAAATATTCGGGGAGGATTTTCAGGAGGAGTTATG TTCATGATAAATGTTGGTGTCTCTGTGATGTTTTTCGCTGGGAATATCATTGCATGGCGATCCTTGGCTGTAATAG GAGTTTTACCAGCTCTCATACATGTGCTGGGGTTATTTTTTGTACCGGAGTCACCTAGATGGTTG GCAAATAATGGTAGAGAAAAACAGTTTGAAGATACTCTACAACGCTTACGGGGCCCAAATGTTGATATTACCGGCGAAGCAACTGAAATAAGA GATTCTATAGCAACTCTTCGTCAGCTCTCAGAACCAAGATTCATGGAAATGTTTGAGAAAAAATATGCTCGTTCCCTCATT GTAGTAATTGGTACACTGATATTGTTACCACTTGGTGGCAGTCTTGGGCTCTTGTTCTATGCAAGTTCGATTTTCAGAACCGCTG GTGCTTCAGTTACCCTTGGTACCACAGCATATGCAATAATTCAG ATTCCAGTTGGTGCTTTGGGTGTGCTCTCATTAGATAGAACAGGAAGACGTCCACTTCTACTG GTATCTTTTATCGGGGCATGCTTAGGGAGCGTTCTTGCAGGAGTAGCATTTGTCTTACAG GATCTTAATTTGTGGGAAGAGCTGAGCGGCACATTAGTGCTCATTGGCGTTCTG GTAAATCTTTTATCATTCTCACTGGCGGTTTCTGTACCATGGGTAATCATGGCTGAG ATGCTTCCGATAAACATTAAGGGTCCTGCTGGAAGTCTTGGAACATTTTCAAAGATGTTCGTTGCTTGGATTGTTAATTATATCTTCAACTTCTTACTGGAATGGAGTCCATCAG GAATGTTCTTCATATTTGCGAGTTTCAGTGGTTTGACGATTCTTTTTGTTGCGAAGATGGTTCCAGAAACAAAAGGAAGAACACTAGAGGAGATAGAAGCATCAATGCTTGATAAATCTGTCTAA